The segment TCACGAAAAACCCGCCGTTGGCGGCGGGTTTCGGTGCGGCCGGCTCAGAACTCGTAGCCGATCTCGGCCCAGAACTGGCGCCCCATCTCGTAGCGGCGATAGCGCTTGTCGCCATAGGTGTAGGTGCCCGTCACATTGCGCCGGTTCAACAGATTGCTGACCTCGAGCGAGGTATACATTCCGCCGGCGAACGCCGGCTTCCACAACAGCCGGGCGTCCCAGGTGAATGTGCTCGGCAGGCGCTCGTCCCGCACCATATAGAAGTACTCGTCGCCGATTTTCTTGATGCTGTTGCGATCCTGCTCGGGCTGCGTCACCTTGCTGCGCCAGCGCAACTGATGGCTCAGGCTCAGACCGTACGACGGCCACTGGGTCGACACGTTCAGGTTCAGCGCGCGCGGACGGTTGTAGTCCGGCGAGTTGAGCGACGCCACATCCACCAGTTGCCCGTTGTGCCATACCTTGTCGGTGCGGACATGGTAATCCGAGGTCATACTGTTGTAGCCGTCGCTGCCCTGCAGACTGGTCCGCTGCCGGCTCAGGGTCAGCGACACGGACGCCTGGGTAAAGCTGCCGGCCAGGGCGAACGGCCTGGCGTTCCGCAACTCGAAAATCACCGCGTCGTAACGGCTCTTGCCGCGGTTCACATATTTGAGGAATGTCGCCTTGTTGAGCATGTCGGCGTTGTCGCGCCGGAACTGAGCGATCTGCCGGCGCAGCGCGGCACGCTCGGCGTTGCTCAGTCCGGGACCGCGCAACCGGTCCTCCAGCAGGCGCAGCTTGGTCTGCAGGGCGATCGCGTCCGGGAATTGCCGGTCGCGCACCACCGGATCGTGGCCGTCGCGATGCACGTAACGGACGCCGGCCACGGCGCTGTCGCCGCGGTAGGTCAGACCGAGCAGCGTCTCGTCCTCGTACGGCGTGCGCAAACCCGCGTAGCCACCGTAATCCTGGCCAAGCTCGGTGCGGTAGACATCCGGCTCGCTGCCGCCGGACGACCAGTCGAGGGTTTCCTGATAGAGACCGCGGTTTTCCGCTTCCTTGAGCTTGTACGCCAGCATCGAGCGGCCGTAGTAGCGGTTAAGGCCGGCATTCATCAGCCAGCGCCCGTCGCCGTTGACATCCCAGCCGAGCGCCAGACGCGGCGCGAACAGGGTTTCACGCAAAAAATCGTCGCGATCGACGCGCAGACCGAGCCTGGCCTCGACACGCCCGTAATTGACGCGGTCCTCGAGCCACAGCCCGTTGCTGGAGAAGCGGGTGCCCGACTCCCCTTTGGGGAACACGGTGCGCGACACCGGATCGAAGGCGCCGCTGCAGCCCGTGGCATCGTACCGGCAACCGTAGGTCACCTGGACACTGTCTTCGGGGCGCAGGTAGTTCGCCTTCACTTTGGCCAGCTGCACCCCCGCCGACAGGGCGTGGGTCAAAGGACCGGTGGCGAGCGGGTCGGCCTCGAATTTGAAGCGCGCCTCGTAGGTGCGCTGACGGCTCCGCAGATTGCCGTAACCGCCATGCTCGTTGAGAATCGGCGCGCGCGATAGCACATCCAGCCATTGCTCCTTCTGCGGCGAGGGCATGCCCTCGGCCTGACGGGTCAATAGCTCGCGCAACTCGGCGATGTCCCCCACCTTGCGGCGCTCCTTGGCCGGCGTATCGCGCCGGTCGTCCTGCAGACCGACGCCCGCCACCGCCTCGAAGCGGCCGCGCTCCAGGCGCTGTGTCCAGCTGATCGAGGCGCCGTAGGAATCATGGTTCCGGGTGTAATCCGAATGGCTAAGACCGTTGAGGAACAGCGACTCGCGGCTCCGGGCCGCGTTGAGCGACAGATCGACGGCGGTGGCCGCGCCGGGCACCCAGCTGAACTTGACCAGGGCATTGTCGATGGCGCGCTTTTGCTGCTTGTTGCCGTCGTCGACCAGTTCGATCATCGGCCGGCCCGGCGCGCCAACGAGAATCCCGCCGTTTTCTTCGGAAGGGATCGTCGACTCGCGGCGCGACAGCGACATCACCATGCCCCAATCGCGGCCAAGCCCCTTCTCCGCCGACACCGTATAGAAATTCTTCTTGAACTGCTGCTGGAAGCGGGACGGAGCGCTGGCGTCGTTG is part of the Paludibacterium paludis genome and harbors:
- a CDS encoding TonB-dependent receptor plug domain-containing protein, with the translated sequence MAAEASTELPTVNVTATRKDKLTGKSMLDKESIKERPNQNGNLTDLLRDNPAVQFSNAAGSSMTPGELRPDQISIHGSPFWQNQFRLDGMGTNNDLDPADRGQGQLVVSTGSDTQGFYVDSRLLESVTVMDSNVPAEFGGFTGGVIDARTKRYSGSDHFAASWRTTRDSWTKQPLDPEMDSAAQRNDASAPSRFQQQFKKNFYTVSAEKGLGRDWGMVMSLSRRESTIPSEENGGILVGAPGRPMIELVDDGNKQQKRAIDNALVKFSWVPGAATAVDLSLNAARSRESLFLNGLSHSDYTRNHDSYGASISWTQRLERGRFEAVAGVGLQDDRRDTPAKERRKVGDIAELRELLTRQAEGMPSPQKEQWLDVLSRAPILNEHGGYGNLRSRQRTYEARFKFEADPLATGPLTHALSAGVQLAKVKANYLRPEDSVQVTYGCRYDATGCSGAFDPVSRTVFPKGESGTRFSSNGLWLEDRVNYGRVEARLGLRVDRDDFLRETLFAPRLALGWDVNGDGRWLMNAGLNRYYGRSMLAYKLKEAENRGLYQETLDWSSGGSEPDVYRTELGQDYGGYAGLRTPYEDETLLGLTYRGDSAVAGVRYVHRDGHDPVVRDRQFPDAIALQTKLRLLEDRLRGPGLSNAERAALRRQIAQFRRDNADMLNKATFLKYVNRGKSRYDAVIFELRNARPFALAGSFTQASVSLTLSRQRTSLQGSDGYNSMTSDYHVRTDKVWHNGQLVDVASLNSPDYNRPRALNLNVSTQWPSYGLSLSHQLRWRSKVTQPEQDRNSIKKIGDEYFYMVRDERLPSTFTWDARLLWKPAFAGGMYTSLEVSNLLNRRNVTGTYTYGDKRYRRYEMGRQFWAEIGYEF